A stretch of the Meles meles chromosome 19, mMelMel3.1 paternal haplotype, whole genome shotgun sequence genome encodes the following:
- the ALDH16A1 gene encoding aldehyde dehydrogenase family 16 member A1: protein MAATRARPSAREIFTTLEYGPVPESHACALAWLDTQDRHLGHYVNGKWLKPEHRNSVPCQDPITGETLASCLQAQAEDVAAAVEAAGTAFETWSGLPGASRAQHLVRLAKMIQKHQRLLWTLESLVSGRAIREVRDGDVPLAQQLLQYHAIQVSTQEEVLAGWEPMGVIGLILPPTFSFLEMMWRICPALAVGCTVVVLVPPASPTPLLLAQLAGELDSFPGILNVVSGPASLGPVLASQPRVQKVTFCGTVEEGRALRRSLAGRGAELGLALGAESLLVLTEAADVDSAVEGVVDAAWSDRNAGGLRLLIQESVWDETMRRLQERMARLRGGRGLDGAVDMGARGAAAHDLAQRYVREAQSQGAQVFQAGDVPSDSPFFPPTLVSDLPPASPCTQAEVPWPVVVASPFRTAKEALAVANGTPRGASASVWSERLGQALELGWGLQMGTVWINAHGLRNTQVPAGGCKESGSSWHGGPDGLYEYLRPSGTPARLSYFSENLNYDTFGLTVPSTLPAGPETGPSLAAPYGLFIGGRFQAPGSRSSRPIQDLQGNLHSYVAEGRAKDVRGAVEAAHQAAPGWVGQSPGARTTLLWALAAALERRESALTSRLERHGVTLKDAKAEVKLSARQLRAWGTRAQAQGRVLQVAELKGPVLRLREPLGVLAIVCPDKWPLLAFVSLLAAALAHGNTVVLVPSGACPIPALEVCQDMATLLPAGLVNVVTGDRDHLTRCLALHQDVQALWYFGSAEGSQFVEWASAGNLKPVWVNRGCPRAWDQEAQGAGQELELRAARTKALWLPMGD from the exons ATGGCTGCGACGCGTGCAAGGCCCAGCGCCCGAGAGATCTTCACCACGCTGGAGTACGGACCGGTGCCTGAGAGCCACGCATGCGCACTG GCCTGGCTGGACACCCAGGACCGACACTTGGGCCACTATGTAAACGGGAAGTGGTTGAAGCCAGAACACAGGAACTCAGTGCCTTGCCAGGATCCCATCACAG GAGAGACCTTGGCCAGTTGCCTCCAGGCACAGGCTGAAGATGTGGCGGCAGCCGTGGAGGCAGCAGGGACTGCGTTCGAGACCTGGAGCGGACTCCCTGGAGCCTCTCGGGCCCAGCACCTGGTCAG GCTGGCCAAGATGATCCAGAAACACCAGAGGCTGCTATGGACCCTGGAGTCCCTGGTCTCTGGGAGAGCCATTCGAGAGGTTCGAGACGGGGATGTCCCACTGGCCCAGCAGCTGCTCCAGTACCATGCCATCCAGGTGTCCACCCAGGAGGAGGTGCTGGCAGGCTGGGAGCCCATGG GAGTGATCGGTCTCATCTTGCCACCTACATTCTCCTTCCTTGAGATGATGTGGAGGATTTGCCCAGCCCTGGCTGTGG GTTGTACTGTAGTGGTCCTCGTGCCACCAGCCTCCCCGACACCCCTCCTCCTGGCCCAGCTGGCAGGGGAGCTGGACTCGTTCCCAGGAATCCTCAATGTGGTCAGTGGCCCTGCCTCCCTGGGCCCCGTCCTGGCCTCCCAGCCTAGAGTCCAGAAGGTGACCTTCTGTGGAACCGTCGAG GAAGGACGTGCCCTTCGGCGGAGCCTGGCAGGCAGGGGTGCCGAGCTGGGCCTGGCCCTGGGGGCCGAATCGCTGCTGGTGCTGACAGAGGCGGCGGATGTGGACTCGGCTGTGGAGGGTGTTGTGGATGCGGCCTGGTCCGACCGCAATGCG GGGGGACTCAGGCTCCTCATCCAGGAGTCTGTGTGGGATGAGACGATGAGGCGGCTCCAGGAGCGGATGGCCCGGCTTCGGGGCGGTCGAGGACTGGATGGGGCCGTGGACATGGGGGCTCGAGGGGCGGCCGCACATGACCTGGCCCAGCGCTATGTGCGTGAGGCCCAAAGTCAGGGCGCACAG GTGTTCCAGGCTGGAGATGTGCCTTCAGACAGCCCATTCTTCCCCCCGACTTTGGTCTCTGACCTGCCCCCGGCTTCCCCGTGTACGCAGGCAGAG GTGCCCTGGCCCGTGGTCGTGGCCTCCCCATTCCGCACAGCTAAGGAGGCCCTGGCCGTGGCCAACGGGACGCCCCGAGGAGCCAGTGCCAGTGTGTGGAGCGAGAGACTAGGGCAGGCcctggagctgggctgggg gCTCCAGATGGGCACCGTCTGGATCAATGCCCACGGCCTGCGAAACACTCAGGTGCCCGCAGGCGGCTGCAAGGAGAGCGGTTCTTCCTGGCACGGGGGCCCTGAC ggtctGTATGAGTATCTGCGGCCCTCAGGGACCCCTGCCCGGCTGTCTTACTTTTCTGAGAATCTGAACTATGACACCTTTGGCCTCACTGTCCCCTCCACCCTGCCGGCAGGGCCTGAAACAGGACCCAG CCTGGCAGCCCCCTATGGGCTCTTCATCGGCGGCCGTTTCCAAGCTCCGGGGTCCCGGAgctccagacccatccaggatTTGCAAGGCAATCTGCACAGCTACgtggctgagggcagagccaaGGATGTCCGAGGGGCCGTGGAGGCCGCTCACCAGGCTGCCCCTGG ctGGGTGGGCCAGTCGCCAGGGGCCCGGACGACCCTGCTGTGGGCCCTCGCAGCTGCCCTGGAGCGCCGGGAGTCTGCCCTCACCTCGAGGCTGGAGAGGCATGGCGTGACGCTCAAGGACGCCAAGGCGGAGGTGAAACTGAGCGCCAGGCAGCTCCGGGCCTGGGGCACCCGTGCCCAGGCCCAAGGCCGTGTGTTGCAG GTGGCAGAGCTGAAAGGCCCAGTGCTCCGGCTGCGGGAGCCGCTGGGCGTGCTGGCCATTGTGTGCCCTGACAAGTGGCCCCTGCTTGCCTTCGTGTCCCTGCTGGCTGCCGCCCTGGCCCATGGCAACACTGTGGTCCTGGTGCCCAGCGGGGCCTGTCCCATCCCTGCCCTGGAGGTCTGCCAG GATATGGCCACCTTATTGCCAGCAGGCCTGGTGAATGTGGTGACTGGCGACCGGGACCACCTGACCCGCTGCCTGGCCTTGCACCAGGATGTCCAGGCCCTGTGGTACTTCGGATCTGCTGAG GGCTCCCAGTTTGTGGAGTGGGCCTCAGCTGGAAACCTGAAGCCGGTGTGGGTGAACCGGGGCTGCCCTCGAGCCTGGGATCAGGAGGCCCAGGGGGCAGGCCAAGAGCTGGAGCTTCGGGCAGCACGGACCAAGGCCCTGTGGCTGCCCATGGGAGACTGA
- the FLT3LG gene encoding fms-related tyrosine kinase 3 ligand isoform X2, with the protein MGVRSLGPWPGKGSGDRTSGFLEGEMSFHHNWGSRRKPEGVGGGNLATSRSQGRGGEVKGRVRKGLGCEGLRLPLLSPPRSGHRHEGPPAEMIVLAPAGSPTTSLLLLLLLSPGLGGTPDCSFSHSPISSTFSATIRKLSDYLLQDYPVTVASNLQDDELCGAFWRLVLAQHWIGRLKAVAGSRMQILLEDVNTEIHFVTLCAFQDTSQQLAALKPWITRRNFSGCLELQCQPDSSTLLPPRSPGALEATALPAPQAPLLLLLLLLPVALLLMAAAWCLHWQRRRRRTAYPGEQRRTLRPSETSHLPEDTELELRGSQLETGPFLDGAAPLTLSPGWRQRQPPAPAPTIPICTKSLSPGNCI; encoded by the exons atgggggtcAGGTCGCTGGGTCCCTGGCCTGGGAAGGGTTCTGGGGACCGGACGTCGGGGTTCTTAGAAGGGGAGATGAGTTTTCACCATAACTGGGGCTCAcgcaggaagcccgagggagtAGGAGGCGGAAACTTAGCCACATCAAGGAGtcaagggaggggtggggaggtgaagGGGCGGGtgaggaaggggctggggtgtGAGGGTCTGAGACTCCCTCTTCTGTCCCCTCCAAGATCCGGCCATAGGCATGAGGGGCCTCCGGCCGAGATGATAGTGCTGGCGCCAGCCGGGAGCCCAACA acctccctgctgctgctgctgctgctcagccCTGGCCTCGGCGGGACCCCTGACTGCTCCTTCAGCCACAGCCCCATCTCCTCCACCTTCTCGGCCACCATCCGCAAGCTG TCTGATTACCTGCTTCAGGACTACCCAGTCACTGTCGCCTCCAACCTGCAGGAC GACGAGCTCTGCGGGGCCTTCTGGCGCCTGGTCCTGGCCCAGCACTGGATAGGACGGCTCAAGGCTGTGGCCGGGTCCCGCATGCAAATCCTACTGGAGGACGTCAACACGGAGATACACTTTGTCACTTTATGTGCCTTCCAG GACACCTCCCAGCAGCTGGCGGCCTTGAAACCCTGGATCACCCGCAGGAATTTCTCTGGGTGCCTGGAGCTGCAGTGTCAGCCGG ACTCTTCCACGCTGCTGCCCCCAAGGAGTCCTGGGGCCTTGGAGGCCACAGCCCTGCCAGCCCCCCAGGCCCCGCTGCTGCTCCTCTTGCTGCTGCTGCCCGTGGCTCTCCTGCTGATGGCCGCTGCCTGGTGCCTGCACTGGCAGAGGAGGAGGCGGAGGACAGCCTACCCTGGGGAGCAG aggaggacactgaggcccagcgAGACGAGTCACCTGCCAGAGGACACAGAGCTGGAACTCCGAGGAAGTCAGCTAGAGACTGGTCCCTTCCTCGACGGCGCTGCCCCGCTCACTCTCTCCCCAGGATGGAGGCAgcgccagcccccagccccagccccaactATCCCCATCTGTACAAAGTCCTTGTCCCCAGGAAATTGTATATAA
- the FLT3LG gene encoding fms-related tyrosine kinase 3 ligand isoform X1, which yields MGVRSLGPWPGKGSGDRTSGFLEGEMSFHHNWGSRRKPEGVGGGNLATSRSQGRGGEVKGRVRKGLGCEGLRLPLLSPPRSGHRHEGPPAEMIVLAPAGSPTTSLLLLLLLSPGLGGTPDCSFSHSPISSTFSATIRKLSDYLLQDYPVTVASNLQDDELCGAFWRLVLAQHWIGRLKAVAGSRMQILLEDVNTEIHFVTLCAFQPLPSCLRFVQTNISHLLQDTSQQLAALKPWITRRNFSGCLELQCQPDSSTLLPPRSPGALEATALPAPQAPLLLLLLLLPVALLLMAAAWCLHWQRRRRRTAYPGEQRRTLRPSETSHLPEDTELELRGSQLETGPFLDGAAPLTLSPGWRQRQPPAPAPTIPICTKSLSPGNCI from the exons atgggggtcAGGTCGCTGGGTCCCTGGCCTGGGAAGGGTTCTGGGGACCGGACGTCGGGGTTCTTAGAAGGGGAGATGAGTTTTCACCATAACTGGGGCTCAcgcaggaagcccgagggagtAGGAGGCGGAAACTTAGCCACATCAAGGAGtcaagggaggggtggggaggtgaagGGGCGGGtgaggaaggggctggggtgtGAGGGTCTGAGACTCCCTCTTCTGTCCCCTCCAAGATCCGGCCATAGGCATGAGGGGCCTCCGGCCGAGATGATAGTGCTGGCGCCAGCCGGGAGCCCAACA acctccctgctgctgctgctgctgctcagccCTGGCCTCGGCGGGACCCCTGACTGCTCCTTCAGCCACAGCCCCATCTCCTCCACCTTCTCGGCCACCATCCGCAAGCTG TCTGATTACCTGCTTCAGGACTACCCAGTCACTGTCGCCTCCAACCTGCAGGAC GACGAGCTCTGCGGGGCCTTCTGGCGCCTGGTCCTGGCCCAGCACTGGATAGGACGGCTCAAGGCTGTGGCCGGGTCCCGCATGCAAATCCTACTGGAGGACGTCAACACGGAGATACACTTTGTCACTTTATGTGCCTTCCAG cccctccccagctgtCTTCGCTTCGTCCAGACCAACATCTCCCACCTCCTGCAGGACACCTCCCAGCAGCTGGCGGCCTTGAAACCCTGGATCACCCGCAGGAATTTCTCTGGGTGCCTGGAGCTGCAGTGTCAGCCGG ACTCTTCCACGCTGCTGCCCCCAAGGAGTCCTGGGGCCTTGGAGGCCACAGCCCTGCCAGCCCCCCAGGCCCCGCTGCTGCTCCTCTTGCTGCTGCTGCCCGTGGCTCTCCTGCTGATGGCCGCTGCCTGGTGCCTGCACTGGCAGAGGAGGAGGCGGAGGACAGCCTACCCTGGGGAGCAG aggaggacactgaggcccagcgAGACGAGTCACCTGCCAGAGGACACAGAGCTGGAACTCCGAGGAAGTCAGCTAGAGACTGGTCCCTTCCTCGACGGCGCTGCCCCGCTCACTCTCTCCCCAGGATGGAGGCAgcgccagcccccagccccagccccaactATCCCCATCTGTACAAAGTCCTTGTCCCCAGGAAATTGTATATAA
- the FLT3LG gene encoding fms-related tyrosine kinase 3 ligand isoform X3 has product MGVRSLGPWPGKGSGDRTSGFLEGEMSFHHNWGSRRKPEGVGGGNLATSRSQGRGGEVKGRVRKGLGCEGLRLPLLSPPRSGHRHEGPPAEMIVLAPAGSPTTSLLLLLLLSPGLGGTPDCSFSHSPISSTFSATIRKLSDYLLQDYPVTVASNLQDDELCGAFWRLVLAQHWIGRLKAVAGSRMQILLEDVNTEIHFVTLCAFQPLPSCLRFVQTNISHLLQDTSQQLAALKPWITRRNFSGCLELQCQPDSSTLLPPRSPGALEATALPAPQAPLLLLLLLLPVALLLMAAAWCLHWQRRRRRTAYPGEQNSAKFSWTVMPDT; this is encoded by the exons atgggggtcAGGTCGCTGGGTCCCTGGCCTGGGAAGGGTTCTGGGGACCGGACGTCGGGGTTCTTAGAAGGGGAGATGAGTTTTCACCATAACTGGGGCTCAcgcaggaagcccgagggagtAGGAGGCGGAAACTTAGCCACATCAAGGAGtcaagggaggggtggggaggtgaagGGGCGGGtgaggaaggggctggggtgtGAGGGTCTGAGACTCCCTCTTCTGTCCCCTCCAAGATCCGGCCATAGGCATGAGGGGCCTCCGGCCGAGATGATAGTGCTGGCGCCAGCCGGGAGCCCAACA acctccctgctgctgctgctgctgctcagccCTGGCCTCGGCGGGACCCCTGACTGCTCCTTCAGCCACAGCCCCATCTCCTCCACCTTCTCGGCCACCATCCGCAAGCTG TCTGATTACCTGCTTCAGGACTACCCAGTCACTGTCGCCTCCAACCTGCAGGAC GACGAGCTCTGCGGGGCCTTCTGGCGCCTGGTCCTGGCCCAGCACTGGATAGGACGGCTCAAGGCTGTGGCCGGGTCCCGCATGCAAATCCTACTGGAGGACGTCAACACGGAGATACACTTTGTCACTTTATGTGCCTTCCAG cccctccccagctgtCTTCGCTTCGTCCAGACCAACATCTCCCACCTCCTGCAGGACACCTCCCAGCAGCTGGCGGCCTTGAAACCCTGGATCACCCGCAGGAATTTCTCTGGGTGCCTGGAGCTGCAGTGTCAGCCGG ACTCTTCCACGCTGCTGCCCCCAAGGAGTCCTGGGGCCTTGGAGGCCACAGCCCTGCCAGCCCCCCAGGCCCCGCTGCTGCTCCTCTTGCTGCTGCTGCCCGTGGCTCTCCTGCTGATGGCCGCTGCCTGGTGCCTGCACTGGCAGAGGAGGAGGCGGAGGACAGCCTACCCTGGGGAGCAG AACTCTGCAAAGTTCTCTTGGACAGTAATGCCTGACACATAG
- the FLT3LG gene encoding fms-related tyrosine kinase 3 ligand isoform X4, whose amino-acid sequence MIVLAPAGSPTTSLLLLLLLSPGLGGTPDCSFSHSPISSTFSATIRKLSDYLLQDYPVTVASNLQDDELCGAFWRLVLAQHWIGRLKAVAGSRMQILLEDVNTEIHFVTLCAFQPLPSCLRFVQTNISHLLQDTSQQLAALKPWITRRNFSGCLELQCQPDSSTLLPPRSPGALEATALPAPQAPLLLLLLLLPVALLLMAAAWCLHWQRRRRRTAYPGEQRRTLRPSETSHLPEDTELELRGSQLETGPFLDGAAPLTLSPGWRQRQPPAPAPTIPICTKSLSPGNCI is encoded by the exons ATGATAGTGCTGGCGCCAGCCGGGAGCCCAACA acctccctgctgctgctgctgctgctcagccCTGGCCTCGGCGGGACCCCTGACTGCTCCTTCAGCCACAGCCCCATCTCCTCCACCTTCTCGGCCACCATCCGCAAGCTG TCTGATTACCTGCTTCAGGACTACCCAGTCACTGTCGCCTCCAACCTGCAGGAC GACGAGCTCTGCGGGGCCTTCTGGCGCCTGGTCCTGGCCCAGCACTGGATAGGACGGCTCAAGGCTGTGGCCGGGTCCCGCATGCAAATCCTACTGGAGGACGTCAACACGGAGATACACTTTGTCACTTTATGTGCCTTCCAG cccctccccagctgtCTTCGCTTCGTCCAGACCAACATCTCCCACCTCCTGCAGGACACCTCCCAGCAGCTGGCGGCCTTGAAACCCTGGATCACCCGCAGGAATTTCTCTGGGTGCCTGGAGCTGCAGTGTCAGCCGG ACTCTTCCACGCTGCTGCCCCCAAGGAGTCCTGGGGCCTTGGAGGCCACAGCCCTGCCAGCCCCCCAGGCCCCGCTGCTGCTCCTCTTGCTGCTGCTGCCCGTGGCTCTCCTGCTGATGGCCGCTGCCTGGTGCCTGCACTGGCAGAGGAGGAGGCGGAGGACAGCCTACCCTGGGGAGCAG aggaggacactgaggcccagcgAGACGAGTCACCTGCCAGAGGACACAGAGCTGGAACTCCGAGGAAGTCAGCTAGAGACTGGTCCCTTCCTCGACGGCGCTGCCCCGCTCACTCTCTCCCCAGGATGGAGGCAgcgccagcccccagccccagccccaactATCCCCATCTGTACAAAGTCCTTGTCCCCAGGAAATTGTATATAA
- the FLT3LG gene encoding fms-related tyrosine kinase 3 ligand isoform X5, whose product MHGTSLLLLLLLSPGLGGTPDCSFSHSPISSTFSATIRKLSDYLLQDYPVTVASNLQDDELCGAFWRLVLAQHWIGRLKAVAGSRMQILLEDVNTEIHFVTLCAFQPLPSCLRFVQTNISHLLQDTSQQLAALKPWITRRNFSGCLELQCQPDSSTLLPPRSPGALEATALPAPQAPLLLLLLLLPVALLLMAAAWCLHWQRRRRRTAYPGEQRRTLRPSETSHLPEDTELELRGSQLETGPFLDGAAPLTLSPGWRQRQPPAPAPTIPICTKSLSPGNCI is encoded by the exons ATGCACGGG acctccctgctgctgctgctgctgctcagccCTGGCCTCGGCGGGACCCCTGACTGCTCCTTCAGCCACAGCCCCATCTCCTCCACCTTCTCGGCCACCATCCGCAAGCTG TCTGATTACCTGCTTCAGGACTACCCAGTCACTGTCGCCTCCAACCTGCAGGAC GACGAGCTCTGCGGGGCCTTCTGGCGCCTGGTCCTGGCCCAGCACTGGATAGGACGGCTCAAGGCTGTGGCCGGGTCCCGCATGCAAATCCTACTGGAGGACGTCAACACGGAGATACACTTTGTCACTTTATGTGCCTTCCAG cccctccccagctgtCTTCGCTTCGTCCAGACCAACATCTCCCACCTCCTGCAGGACACCTCCCAGCAGCTGGCGGCCTTGAAACCCTGGATCACCCGCAGGAATTTCTCTGGGTGCCTGGAGCTGCAGTGTCAGCCGG ACTCTTCCACGCTGCTGCCCCCAAGGAGTCCTGGGGCCTTGGAGGCCACAGCCCTGCCAGCCCCCCAGGCCCCGCTGCTGCTCCTCTTGCTGCTGCTGCCCGTGGCTCTCCTGCTGATGGCCGCTGCCTGGTGCCTGCACTGGCAGAGGAGGAGGCGGAGGACAGCCTACCCTGGGGAGCAG aggaggacactgaggcccagcgAGACGAGTCACCTGCCAGAGGACACAGAGCTGGAACTCCGAGGAAGTCAGCTAGAGACTGGTCCCTTCCTCGACGGCGCTGCCCCGCTCACTCTCTCCCCAGGATGGAGGCAgcgccagcccccagccccagccccaactATCCCCATCTGTACAAAGTCCTTGTCCCCAGGAAATTGTATATAA